tatacaaaatattatatgtgaAATCATATATCCAATTAAGATGGGAACATAATAATACATAACAAACTGacatttcaaataatattatagagattaaaaattaacttaaaagttataaacaaagaatattcttttattaattgtttaattCAATCATTACGTAAATGTTTGTATCCGTGCATAAGCACGGAAAAATCACCTAGTTAATatcataaattataataatattctttttattttgtcaaacCAACTTGGGTTTTGACATATGGTTACACTATTTCATTGTGTCCAACATTCGGTTATTTTAACGAAATTTTTCGCCCGAACACTTACCGAAAATAGTATAAAaccattttgtcaaaaaaaattccaaaaaatcgGTGTTAATAGTCAAGAAATAAATCTTGGAGATAATCTTGCAGTAAGGCTAAATATACAACACAGATAGTATTCCATCGTATAAACTCAAGATTACTTGTACGTCAAGTAAACCTAGTGGTTTTATTAGGGCTTGCAAATATTACTATACGAATATAATCTAGCAAAACCTCCCATCACCAGACAAACTATGAGAATCACCAACACTTCTGATGAGAAGTTCTGCCATGTTAGTCCTCTAAGGTGACGATTGCTAAGAACACAGAGAGACATAGAATGTTGTTCATTGTCAGTTATTGAGATacgaattaattttgtttaattggAACTTTATTCTCACAGAGCATTTAATTTTGATCTAGTTGATGAGATTCAGAAAAGGACCCCAAAGATATAGAAAAAAGTGAGAAGATATAAGATGGTCTTTGAAGATCGATCACATTAGCTATGGGTCCTTTCACATAACACAAGTGTTGTAAGTTATTGatatactaattaattttgtttaactGGAACTGTATTCTCACAGAGCATaaactaaaacataatttattttgatggttGAAAGCATTTAAAGAAAAGACAAGACTCTATACTCAACTCAATCCCAAACTtaatattctatattttgaGGTGGAAAAAAGTAAGGGGCCATGATTCTTTCAGTAAGAGTTGTGATGGAAGAATCAGCAAGCTTGAAAAATGAAATCTCCATGACATCCAAGATATAGACATGGTTAGGGCTCACGCCAGGAAAAGAGCTAGCACGGACACAGAATGCTTCAGCCTTTGAGATGAAAATGGTGAGATCTCCAATGTCTTGAGTGTACACTGCATTTCCCTTGGGGGCTACCCTGAACACCATTACACCTTTTGTTTGCAATACGGCAATACCGTCCACAGTCTGTCTGAAACACTTGACCAAAAAGGTTTCACCTGTGGATTGTGATTCCACCAAGTGTTCGGTCGTGAGACAGGTATCCATAACCTCACGTTCTGCTTCGGTCGGCTCTGGAAGGAAATGATATCGCAACTCCTGAAACTTGGGTGTGTGCTCGTCTTTGCAGAGATCCCATGATGCAATGAGTTGGCCTCCAGCTCCAGGTATGCGAAACATGTTATGTTTCTTGGAAAACATGAGACGGGAGGAGAAGAAGCAAGGGTTTGCGATCCTGATGTTGAACCACTTGGAGTTGCCTTGAGCAGAGGGTCGGCAGTAGCTGAGTTGGGGTCCCATGAACTTAACAGCCACGACACAATCTTCCTCCTCTGGAGATAGTGAGGACAAGGACACGTTGGTGACGAATTGGGTTTGGCAACGAGGCAAAGATACAGGAGGAGGCAGCGAGATGCATTTTGGATTTGCATCAGATGCAACCGGGTTTAGATCATCATGAAGACGCAAAATGCCAACGCCATGCATCAAAGAGGCTACCCAGCCATGAGAGGACCCGATTGTTGTTACCTCTGCATCACTAACCTTATCGCCTTCTTCAAATTGTTCAGCCGGCCATGGGATGATCGGATCATTAATATCGTTATACACCAACTCGACAGGCGCCTTTTTTATCAGTTTAGGATAATCTGTAGAAGTATATGAAAAACGGAGCTCTACATGATCCGGCCCACAATATTTCGCGCCATCAACGAAACAAGGAGGGGTTTGCAGCGGGGAAGATGAGCCGCCAGCAGAGGCTCTTACCAACACCGGTTTTCGAATGAAGAGCTTCGGGGAGTGGCCGAGAAGGAGAGACATGAATGTTCTTAGCGAAAATTAaacaagaaattaaaacaaaataaataagaagAAGGAAGAACCGTAACTGAAGAGATGTTCACATTATCCCCACCTAAATCCTTCTATAAATACAGAGCAAGCAAACTTGGCCACCAAGTTTCcattaaaaataagaataaataaataaaagttccATTTAGACAGAATCTTAATTGGATGTCGCTTTTAATGATGGTCAAACTCTCCATTAAATTGCTATCCATATTTAGTAGTATCTTTGCGCTAAATTTCTATattagtttgtttgttttttatgaGTACTGAGTTTGAACCACATTTCATTCAAAGTAAAGCCATCTCAACTTTAGGTGGCATATGCATTAGGGCCTGTAAATGTGACTGTTAATACAAAGAATTGGTTTAATattctcatttttaattttgaaaattaacatattttaaaaaaaagttgtcaCGGTTAAGTCTCCCATGTTTTGTCTTCTCACAAAGCTTCATTTCTTCTCTCGGATGCTTTTACGATTTCAATAATGCTCTGATAGCAATTATTAAATGTAATCACTAAGATCCAAgtgtaaaaacaaaatttattatagctttagaaactaactcaaaactaaagctctctcAAATTTCACAAGTTATGCCACACTTTGGCATCTacttatataacaaaatataatctcctaaactcattaggaggCACACTTAAGGTAACTCTGAACAATATTTAACTAAAAACAAACACACGCGCCCCCAACTCACGACCCAAAAAGAGAAACCCTAGAAACTCAGTTCTGTTCGATCCGTCGGCGTTCTCCGTCGTGAGTCGCTGCTGCTGGGTCTCTCCGCACACCTGAATCACCTATCCTCTTCTGCATAGTCCTCTCGCTTGTTCTCTGATGGATCCTTTCAATGGGAACTCGCAAGACCCTCCCTCTCCGGTCATTGAATCTCAGCCAAAGTCATCCGGTGTAGCCGTTGAAGGCGAAGCCCTGCGTCAGACTCCTACCCCGGACCCTCGATGGCCGTATCTAGGACGCTGGTCAAGTCCAGAACCCATCATTCCTGTAACTCCATTGTCATTGGTGAAAGAAACAGAATCCGATGCTCCTCCGGCTTCCGCCACCGATCCTCCTCCTGCTACTGAAACCATCGTCGTACCCCCTCTTGCTACTGAAACCACCGGTACTCCTCCTGCTTCTGCAATCACCATCATTTCTCCACAAACCACCGCCTTTCCTTCTCCTGCAATATTAGCTGTTACAAACACCaagtctcctcctcctcctggtTCTCTCATCCACGAGTTCAACGTAGTTGCCGAGGTAACACTAGCACCAGATTATTCGGCTAATATGATTTCTGGAATTGAAGACAGTGAAGCTGAATCCGATAAAGACAGTGAAGCTGAATCCGATAAAGGTATTGCCTTTGTCCGTTCCATAGGTGCTTGGTCGAAGCCGCTTCACTTCACGCCCCCACATACTCCTTCGGAACCAGCCACTCCAAGGCTGACCATTTCTGAAGCGGTAAAAAGCCAAATCGATTCATTCTGGCCTTCTCTTGGTGAAACTTCCACAAATGGTCAGAAGCAAAAGAAGGGGAAGCTGTTTCCGGTTCAAGCAGCACCTCAACTGCCTGTAAGAAAATTTCCTCCTCCAACACTCAAGGAAGATG
The window above is part of the Brassica napus cultivar Da-Ae chromosome C3, Da-Ae, whole genome shotgun sequence genome. Proteins encoded here:
- the LOC111213634 gene encoding uncharacterized protein LOC111213634 isoform X1 gives rise to the protein MSLLLGHSPKLFIRKPVLVRASAGGSSSPLQTPPCFVDGAKYCGPDHVELRFSYTSTDYPKLIKKAPVELVYNDINDPIIPWPAEQFEEGDKVSDAEVTTIGSSHGWVASLMHGVGILRLHDDLNPVASDANPKCISLPPPVSLPRCQTQFVTNVSLSSLSPEEEDCVVAVKFMGPQLSYCRPSAQGNSKWFNIRIANPCFFSSRLMFSKKHNMFRIPGAGGQLIASWDLCKDEHTPKFQELRYHFLPEPTEAEREVMDTCLTTEHLVESQSTGETFLVKCFRQTVDGIAVLQTKGVMVFRVAPKGNAVYTQDIGDLTIFISKAEAFCVRASSFPGVSPNHVYILDVMEISFFKLADSSITTLTERIMAPYFFPPQNIEY
- the LOC111213634 gene encoding uncharacterized protein LOC111213634 isoform X2, translating into MSLLLGHSPKLFIRKPVLVRASAGGSSSVVQTPPCYVKGADPCGADHVLLDYSHSMKNRPILIKKAPEELVYNDAEVTTIGSSHGWVASLMHGVGILRLHDDLNPVASDANPKCISLPPPVSLPRCQTQFVTNVSLSSLSPEEEDCVVAVKFMGPQLSYCRPSAQGNSKWFNIRIANPCFFSSRLMFSKKHNMFRIPGAGGQLIASWDLCKDEHTPKFQELRYHFLPEPTEAEREVMDTCLTTEHLVESQSTGETFLVKCFRQTVDGIAVLQTKGVMVFRVAPKGNAVYTQDIGDLTIFISKAEAFCVRASSFPGVSPNHVYILDVMEISFFKLADSSITTLTERIMAPYFFPPQNIEY